One Legionella hackeliae DNA segment encodes these proteins:
- a CDS encoding MlaD family protein: MLLGAAFFYEEYKRAQVQTFVMFFKGSLRGLTPTAPVTYRGVKIGEVRLIEITENKARNQVRIPVYVQFFVEKTFGFSQDPIHLLINSGYVANISKPNLISGVADIELVQSTSNRKFKQTYYHGYPIFPTRNTTEKYTSIDEALNAAKKTLEDISELVRSKEVRDTIESARLMSESLERLAANLNQNVPSVVAYLNQSLKEIANAAYSTKNLTDYLSRYPESLLRGKK, translated from the coding sequence ATGCTTCTTGGTGCTGCATTTTTTTATGAAGAATACAAACGCGCTCAAGTACAAACTTTTGTCATGTTCTTTAAGGGCTCACTCAGAGGGTTAACGCCAACAGCACCAGTCACTTACCGTGGTGTAAAAATTGGTGAAGTCAGGTTAATTGAAATCACAGAAAATAAAGCCAGAAATCAGGTTAGAATCCCAGTGTATGTCCAGTTTTTTGTAGAGAAAACATTCGGATTTAGTCAAGATCCTATTCATCTTTTAATCAATAGTGGTTATGTGGCGAATATATCCAAACCTAACTTGATATCAGGAGTTGCTGATATTGAGCTGGTACAATCCACTTCAAATCGCAAGTTTAAACAAACCTATTACCATGGTTATCCAATTTTCCCCACTCGAAATACGACCGAAAAATACACAAGTATTGATGAAGCGTTGAATGCTGCCAAGAAAACCCTTGAAGATATTAGTGAATTGGTACGCTCAAAAGAGGTGCGAGATACGATAGAATCAGCCCGCTTAATGTCCGAAAGTCTTGAACGACTGGCAGCCAATCTGAATCAAAATGTCCCTTCAGTCGTGGCTTATTTAAATCAAAGCTTAAAAGAAATTGCCAATGCGGCTTATTCCACAAAAAATTTAACGGACTATTTATCCCGCTATCCTGAATCCTTGCTGCGAGGTAAAAAGTGA
- a CDS encoding PqiC family protein → MNILKLCIIGLITVLLVACSRSKDTQMYLLNPLPPIKSASQPYRHLQIGIDEINTPAYIEKPQLMIHYTPHRLELEEYHQWAEALDKNITRVIETNLSTLLPGSIVESSPWDSKFKPDYHLQIDISQFEIDINGNSMLRAEYLIYHGEELIRKGNFYNCVKVIPAEMESLVVSMNNNLTYLTREIAKTFAAEYRAMSK, encoded by the coding sequence GTGAATATCTTAAAATTATGCATAATAGGTTTAATAACTGTACTACTGGTTGCTTGCAGTCGAAGTAAAGACACTCAAATGTATTTACTCAATCCCCTGCCGCCAATAAAAAGCGCGAGCCAGCCTTATAGGCATTTGCAAATTGGTATAGACGAAATCAATACGCCTGCTTATATTGAAAAGCCTCAATTGATGATTCATTACACCCCTCATCGGTTGGAACTTGAAGAATACCATCAATGGGCCGAGGCCCTGGATAAGAACATTACCCGAGTCATTGAAACAAACCTCTCTACCCTTTTACCGGGGTCTATTGTGGAAAGTTCACCATGGGACTCTAAATTTAAACCGGATTACCATTTACAAATTGATATTTCGCAGTTTGAAATTGATATCAACGGCAATAGCATGTTACGGGCAGAATATCTTATTTATCATGGGGAAGAACTTATTAGAAAAGGGAATTTCTATAACTGCGTCAAAGTCATCCCAGCAGAGATGGAGTCTCTTGTGGTTAGTATGAACAACAATTTAACCTATCTTACTCGAGAAATTGCCAAAACCTTTGCTGCGGAGTATCGCGCTATGAGTAAATAA
- a CDS encoding ABC transporter permease — MYVFRRFGLHVVKFFNSLTLIFRFFGHLFHSLKDVLFGELSISWFNMVEILYYSGARLVLPLLFICFLITFSEAQTIYFLFNSFHLGHKALPVAQNVLTHEVLPIFIAFILCIQAALHLINTRMKRLGQSPEEVILEHVWPIVVGLNITSLLLFTYTIVVILISFFITFHYMLRMTSFEYLLHVTSATTVYDVMYSAFKTLTLCAIVSLSAGYYYYEAAVRHISLRKAVSRIMTRGSFWLILTSIYITFTI; from the coding sequence ATGTATGTCTTCCGACGCTTTGGTTTACATGTTGTAAAATTTTTTAATTCACTAACACTCATTTTTCGTTTTTTTGGTCATTTATTTCATAGCCTGAAAGATGTTTTATTTGGTGAATTGTCTATTTCCTGGTTTAACATGGTAGAGATTCTTTATTACTCAGGGGCAAGACTCGTCCTTCCTCTACTTTTTATTTGTTTTTTAATTACTTTTTCAGAAGCACAAACCATCTATTTTCTTTTTAACTCATTCCATTTGGGCCACAAGGCTTTGCCAGTTGCTCAAAACGTGCTGACGCATGAAGTACTTCCAATATTTATCGCGTTTATATTATGTATACAAGCCGCTTTGCACCTCATCAATACTCGCATGAAGCGTCTTGGACAAAGCCCTGAGGAGGTTATACTTGAACATGTTTGGCCCATTGTCGTCGGGTTGAATATTACGTCTTTACTTTTATTCACTTATACTATTGTCGTCATTTTAATTAGCTTTTTTATTACCTTTCATTACATGCTAAGAATGACCAGCTTTGAATATCTATTGCATGTAACAAGTGCAACGACTGTCTATGACGTTATGTATTCTGCTTTTAAGACTTTAACTTTATGTGCCATTGTGAGTTTGTCTGCTGGCTATTATTATTACGAAGCAGCGGTTAGGCACATATCCTTAAGAAAAGCCGTCTCTCGCATTATGACTCGCGGCTCATTCTGGTTAATATTAACCAGTATTTACATTACATTTACAATCTAA